The following nucleotide sequence is from Citrus sinensis cultivar Valencia sweet orange chromosome 6, DVS_A1.0, whole genome shotgun sequence.
cccccccccccacccccccacCCCCACGGGTGCCaacaaaaaaacacacacacacaaaaaagaaagggaCAATTGCTGTAGCTGGATGAACCAAGCAGTCCAAACGGAAGAAGCAACCATCAAAAGGTATTAAATTAGATAAGGTGTTatacaaaaagataaaagtgtCCCTTACCAACTTTGGTGAGAAGACTAACGCCAACGTTGTGAGCATGAACAGAACCAGCCATAGTAACACAAGGAACTCCCATGTATAGAGATTCACAGGTGGTAGTTGTTCCAGCATATGGGAATGTATCCAAACTACACAAATGGGATAGGATAGGTCAGAACCTTCAGAAAAGTCGGACAAGGGAAGCTAGAGAACCTAATAGATCACACAAAAATCAAAGCACTAGATTAGATAATGGTCAGGTATTACCTGATGTCCATTAAAGAATAAGCTTGCATGTGATCATGGTTCAGAAGAATTAGAGGCAGAAGATCAACACGAAGTGATTCCAATCCTAGCTGCTCCAATGTTGAAAGAAATCTGTGTCTTACACTATCACAACAAAAAGGTTTACATTTTACAACAAGGCGAGAGTTTGGTACAGCACAAAGTATCCTCGCCCAAACTTGCAAAACCTTAGGTGTTATCTGAAAAGGtccattaaaaaatgaatattacaAAGTTAACCACCACAGGTGGAACATTTGTCTAGACAAAGATAAGACCTAACCAGTACCTTCGCTAGATTGTTAAAGCTACCAAAAGTTATAAAGCCATTGGTGAGAGCGGGAGTTGGACAAACTGGCCCAGCCTCTGGTGAAGGTGTATAGCAAAGGAAGCATTCAGGTAATCTAATTAGCTCCTCAACATGCctgaaaaattcaagaatatcataaaagagagaaagtacAGTGTATAACACCAAAAAGAAACAACTCTTGATAAAGTTTGTGCTTTCAAacagcttaaaaataatggtaaagTGTAGACCTACTTCTGCTTTGTTTCCGGTGGATCAGCCAGTGAATCTGTGATTCTGTAATCAATGGTAGGCAGACCAGTTGTGTTTGGGTAGCCAATCCAAGTCACCTAAAAGacaaaagcaaacaaacatGAGATTGAGATGAAGCTATAGCGGTTAGTtcagataaaatataaattaacctTGGCGTAAATAACAAATTTGGGTCACAAGTTACTGAAAATGACCAAGAATAAGAATGAGACCGTTTCATAAAAAAGTTTAGATTCAATATGTGGGCTGTTATTGAGTCCAAACCATAATATAAGATTGCCTTCTCTTCAAATCTAGCTCACTCTCAACATCCTGTGGGACTAACAAAGCAAACCAGAATCCTACAGGAATTATCACCACTGTTGACTTTCATAGCACAATAGAGTTTGAACCTAACATTTAGACTTGTTTGGTATTTTGAGGAGCCGTTAGAAAAAAAAGCCAaagctataaaataaaagtggaTGGCGTGAGGTAATTAtggtttttaaataataagtttgacaaaaatattaaagataatATATGTATTTCATCATGTAAGTGTGGAATAAAATCAACTTAGCTTCCAAACCACAATAACagtatttaccaaacacttaaattctgtaattttttaagcCACAGCTGCCCAACCAGAGCACCAAACAGGGTCTTAACTAGTGTCATCCCACCCTTAATCTCTTCAAATAATGGCCAAGCAAATTTTTATCACAACTTGAGTCAGTAGATTAATCACATAAAAAGTATTTCTTAATTCCATGATAACTCATTACTTGTACCAACATAAAATGATGAGAGATAAAACAACGTAAAGGCATCTCATAAAGCATGAATCAATCTTATTTCACAAAACACAGCAATTAGGCCAACGGTTGATTCATTGAGATGTTTAGCCAAATAGATTATCTGACCAAATGGCTCATCAATTCTTCCAAAAGAGACTAAAGCAACAATTTCCAAACTTGCAGCTTATTACATACATTATACAGAAATCTGAAATAGGAATAGAACAACCTACGGTAGGTTCAACATACCTGAACAGGTGCAGGCTGGCATGCCATCATTCCCAACTTATTGTTGGCTGTGTGACCAGTAAGTTCCACCAAGATGTCAATTTTATCTTCTCTGACCATGGCTGCtacttttttttcatcaatccCATATATATCTCTCCAAATTCCGCCCTTCTTCATCACCTTCTCTCTAAATCTAATCGTTTTTGCATCTGCCTGCAACATTACTCTGAATCAATTTCTTAAAAGCATAAAAAGTATACTAGTCCCCTAAGAGAACAAATTTTGGAACTTCACAAACCTCTTGCATTTCTACTTATAAATGatttattgcattttcaatgtgtaaatcattaaatatacCCGTTGCATTTCAGTACATCAATCACTAATCCCCTTGCATTTTAGTTACTTCTTTCTTCTCAAACATAGCTAAGAAATAGAAGATTATACATAAAACTATATGAGAGCTGTACAAGGAAACAgccaaatttttattactagAAAGTATGGAAGTTATAAATTGGGAGTATGTTTCTCCTATTTCCTTTCTGAAGAGGAAATGGGATAAATCTGCCACTAGAAATAGTTTTCATAAAACTGCTGCAACTAAACATTAATACATATCTCCTAACAGCAGATGATTTGGAAAAGAGCAGGGGTGAGGGAAGAGCACTTTTCGTTAAGATGCATTATGgcaacaaaaaatgaaatcaatgaATGTGCAGCTCATACAAGAGATATATGCAAAGATAAAGTGTTGCAGGCTTATATCCAAATGTAATTGATACCTTCACTACAGCTGAATACACTACCACCTTGTAATTTTGGTAGTCATGATAAACAAGGGGAGCTTCAATGAAATATGATACAGAATGTGTAAAATAATCTGGTGATACGTATCCAATCACAAGGGGCCTTTCTGGATCTTTTGTGTTGTCCCATGAGGTGTACTGTGAGTATAGCCTCATAAAGCGCTTTCCCCAATCCCTGAAAGTATGAATTTCAGTTTAGAAAAAATACTAGTTTCTGTTTAGATAAATCCCAACTCATAATTGGGATCAAAATATGCATTGATAATACATTGATTAAGTTACTACTTAAAATAAGtacataaataaaacaaatttaaacatgaaaaggaaaaaggattCAATTGAAACCTGTGTGCCTCAAAAAGTTTGTCATCATGTCCCTCATTTATGTAGTTCATTGCAAGCAATCGATTCTGCAAACAATGGTCAACTGAGTAATAATCAACAAATATAGAACAGAACATTTGTCAAACAATCAACACCCCAGGCATCCCTGACTTCATTCACTgatattcaatttcaaacattACAAGCACACTGATGATTAGGACATAAAGATTCACTCATAGCAGATACCAGCAAAACAGAGCTTAAAATTTCtccaaattcataaattttatccaAGCCCACACATAATATGAGGACATAACCCCGAGCAGTCAACAATATTGTAAAAACCAATCTCAAATTGTTAGCCACTGAAATGCTGCAAGGTAATCAATCCATCAGCTACcactttaaaatatcaaatttaaaacaacaaCAGTCTGAAGGCATGCAACCACCTTTAAAATGCTGCAAGGTAATCAATCCATCAACTACCACTTCATATTTTACATATACGCATACCAAAGGCTAACTAGTGCTAGTACCTGGCCTGCATTGCGAGAATCAGGGTCAATCTTAAGGCATTGCTCATATGCATCAATAGCCAGAGATATGCTGCCAGCATCTCTGTATAGAACCCCTACAAATGAAAGATATgaaggaaaattttatatcacaACCTTCaactgtaaataaaaattacatttgtaAGACAATTTGAAAACAGAAACAGAGAAACTGAGAGAGATCAATGAGCAACAATGCAACATCATATACAAGAATTACTCACTTTGTAGACGTTAGAGCTATGTAACCATGAAAGTAATTAACAAACCCACTCGTTCCATGAAAATTTACAGTCTTGCATAAACTTGCACAACAAGAAATTTAtgacaaattaataatgttcTTGAAACTCTAGGAGCTTAAGTTAATCTgcacaacttaaaagttacagtcaGACCTATTCTCTGTCAGGCTATTGCAAGTTCCAGTTCACCTCCTATATTATGTCTTTACTTCAGAGATTTGAGGGGAAACAAAGGATAGCGCTTTTACAATGAGACTTTCATATAAGTCCTTTGGTTCATCATTACCGTCTAATGAAGTTGTCCAACTTATCAACACTTCCATCTTTTTCCAATCAGCTCATGAAGTATCAAACACTGGATTCTCCACCATTAGCAGACAACTCCTGGAACTGAGCAGAGGCATTCCCACAGCGGCATATACTAATTTAAAGATATGTTATCTAACTTCTCCAAACCTGTTGCTCAGCCTATTACACTTAGCTTAGAGCTGTGTGGATAAGTGATGGGTAGAGGTAGCAAAACAACTAACAACATATCCTGGCTGAAAGTgattcttttacttttaaaacttcCATTAATCAGTCTTGAAATTGGATTATTGCATCCTCAAGTTTGAGTGGAAgaattaatcattttcaatataataTCTAGGTAAAGTGATTCTGCCGGAAAGAAAGTCAAGAGAAACTGACCCAAGTTATTATATGCTTCAGCATAAGTAGGATTAGCAGCAATAGCTTTCTCAATCATCTCAGCAGCTGCATCCATTTTGCCCTGTTAATAGTAAATCAATAATCAGCAATTCTCTCGACATATGACTGTTCTTATATCTGATGTCAGAAATGATTCAAAAGCAAACCTGGACAGTATAGACAACACCAAGGTTGTTCAATGACTGGGAAAAGTTGGGTTTTATGGATAAAGCCATCTGCAACACGAAAAAGATGATGACAATCATGAAAGCATGAAATACAAACCCAAATatccaacaaataaaaacttcAAATCCTCCAAAAGCAGTGAAAGTTGCCTGATAACACTCTACGGCTTTGTCAAGGTTGTCTCGGTCTTTATAAATAACTCCTAAATTGTTGCAGGCTTCAGCACAATGGGGATTGAAATGAAAAGCAAGTTCATAGAACACAATTGCCTGTACAATATGATTTggattaatgaatttaattaagaaaactaTAACACAAACACAGATGTGCACATGCATGCACAGACTCACATATAAAAATCCTTTCATACGGTGACACACCAGCATGCAGACATCTTAACTTACCATGTCAAACTTGAGCATTTCGCCATAAGCAACCCCAAGATTATACATAGCATCAGCATAATGCCAGTTATAATACAACGCCTTCTTGTAATATGCCACACCCTGATTGATGTCTCCCTCCAATTTAACCTGAATATGGGATACCAGTCAGcccaaaatcaagaaggaaAAATTTGGGCGGCTGCCATGATGGAGTACAGGAGAACAGTGCGACTGAGTTGACAAATGGAAAGGCTACAAAAGTAGCACGCCATGACAGAAAATATGAACAATGAAGAACCTAGATGAATGAAAAGTGGTCATTTCATTATCTAGTACATTCTGTCAATAATTTACAAAAGCAAAGACTTGctttcaaaaatgaagaaacaaataaatcatcggataattaataagttttaacaGAATCCCTATAATATCCTCATAACGTGGTGAAATACAACTacattctaaaatattttctcttcaagaaACTACATAAACCATACTTTCTCTTTCAGTTATATCCTACAACATtgcatcatttttattttgatagtgcaatatttatttttcaattaaaagaatGCAGAATCtgaggaaaatgaagaaagataGCAAGTTACTTCAACTAAAAGTTCTcattagaataaatataataaaaaattcaacatatGTCCATTACAGTAATTATACAGAGACACAACATTCAActgtaaatttaccaaatgcaAACTACTTGTTTTTGCGCAGCACTTTCAATAACAGAGTTTACCAAACTTTGACTGCTTTTCTTCATGCTAAATTATTTCTTCAGCGcagttgaattattattattattactactattattatttgttagtAGTCATAATAGTCCGAAACTGGCACCAAGGAGTTTCAAGCAATTTTcctatttataaataacataTGCAATGTCtctactaaatttttaattgtctccacaatacaaaattagaaaaaccTTTGATACCAAGTCAAAGAAGGGGGACTGAAAATTGCTTCCATTCAATCTAAATAGTAAGAGTGCTCTGCCATATGTCTGTTTACAGtaagaaatttaaatcattGAGAAATATTAGAGAATGTGATGTTGAAATAATTCCAAGAAGATATCTGGTATGGAAAACCTATATataattagaagaaaaaagaatatggAGGCTGGAATATGACAAGAAAATAACCTTTGTTCCTAAATCTGTCAGGGCTATTGCCATATTGTTCTTTGCAATCTCAAAATTTGGTGACACAGCAAGACACCTGACACAGCAGCAACCAGGGCACAACTTCAGCAGAGGTCGAAGATACAACCAGAAGCTAAAGAAAAGTTTGAAGCTGAATACCTCTCATAACATGCAATTGCTGACTCCAAGTCACCACGATTTTTATAGATGACACCCATGTTGCAGTATGCTTCAGCATACATGGGCCTCTCCAAAGCAGCCTTCTCATAGCAACCAAGGGCTGTGTCATATTGCATCAATTCAGAGTAGACAACACCCAGGTTATAATATGCAGGCTGCATGATTTAAGAACAAAAACATAAGCCAAGctgtaaaataagtaaaagaaaggaaattcaagcaacaaacaatgcacaacaaaaaagaaaaataacaaagaacaTCATATTACAGCATAATGAGGATCTATTTTTAGAGCTTCATAGTACTTCTGAATTCCATCCTGAGTGTTTCCAGCAAGCTTTAAGCTAGTTCCTAGATCTGTTAGAACAATTGCTAGGCACTCCGCAGCAGGTTTGTACGAGGGATCCGCACTCAAAGCCTTATGATATGACTGAGAAAAGTACATTATCAAGTTTCAGTAATAACCAGAAAGAACTAAAGCAAGCAAGtagaaatttaatataatgcaGAAGGCATAAGAaactacaataaaaaagaaaatgaatgttAATACAGAAGCATGCACAATAAATCAACAACTAATTATCAGCATGGTAATTGACCAGAATGCTCTCTAGGTGtaaagcaataaaaaaaactttcataaaattttataagtctTGCAAATTACACAAGTATAAAAcacatttattgaaaattcaggggaaaaaagaaaaaaaaacaaggaagCATTTTTTCTCCTACTACAGAAGAAGAAAGGAGTGGAATATGTTAAAGGCCAAGAACCATGAAGCAACAAAGGAAGCTACCTTAGAATACTTAaccaaaagagagagagagagagagaaagtccTTAATAGTCCCTCACTAATGAAATATATTTGTCCAGTTCAGGGAGAGAGAACTTAAGTAGCACTGAACCTGCCAATGGAAGAGGCAGCACCAATCTTTTTAAGCATGGTTTCTTAATTACCAGCTGTGGAGTCAGTTATTAAGTCCGAAACTAAGAAATCCTAGGCTGTCAAATAGAAAAATTCAACAGGTAAGAAACACAGGCAACTAGGGAATTTGTCATGCATTTACCCAAGCATTAGCATGATTACAAGATGACTAGTTGGTGTAAGGCAGTGGATGCTACTGAATCTCTGGCCAATAGACCTTACAGAGGAGAACTGAAGAAACCAGCAATAAACCATGTTGGCATACTACTTTAGGCTTTGTCAAGGTAAAGAAAAACAAGGATCTTTTGTCCTTGGTTGGAACATAGGCTTTCTAGTGCTAATTGATGATAACATTCCTTTGTACCATTTGTTCAGGGTGTCTACTGGTATCGTTCACCTCCCTTGGTGTTGCTTGCTCAAGAACACGTATATTAAATGCGTAAAACCTCTCTTAGTTTGCTAGATATGTTCCGTGAGGGCTAGGATAGAAGGTTACTGGCTCACCCCATGCAAATTGAAATGTGGGTGGTTATGTTGCATCTACTATAGCCTAGGCTGAGTTTGATGCTGTGGACAGAGAATTCCTGAAGCCATTCGTGTATTGCAGTTCATATAGACTAGCTAATGATAGGTTTAATGGGGCGAAAACAGAAACAGGGTTAACTAGCTAACATTGGAAACTTATGCACGCAGAGAGCTGCAGAAGTTGGTCTATATGAACTGCAACATGTACATTTTTTCTATGACTTAGAGATGATGCAATGATTTCTCTGAATATAACTATATAGCTCCTCCACAGTACCTCACAATTATGCGATTGATAGGGgctaagaaaaaattaaaggaggTAAACCAGAATTCGATCTACACAAGGTAGATATAAACACGACTAAGATAATGAGATGAGGGATCAAGAGTacctaaaattcttatgacCAAAGTACACAACCACAGCTACAAAATTCAATGACATTCTGTAATTGTATTAACAAATACTAtccattaattttgtattcatGTCATCATCACAAGTAGGAACAACATACACGTATAGCaactaaaacataaaataaattccccccccccccaaaaaaaaaaggaaaaagaaaaagaaaatgaaactaCAACATAAAAGGAGAAGTGAAATATGTATTGAATTAAACAAAGGTCTGTGACACTGCAATCACTCAAACTAATTACGCACTCAAATAATTGGCGGTAtaacattataattaactGTAACATTGACTTAACTGCCACAAGCATACCTCAGCTGCCTCTACCAGGCGTCCCTCATCTTTGTACAATATACCACAATGTGTATGGGCACATGCATTTTGTGGATCCAACTTGACTGCTTCCGAAAAACTGTCAAACGCAAGCCTTCCCATGTTCTGCATCTGCAGGCATATTCCTTTCCCAATGTGAGCTTCCACATTGCCACTATCTTTCTCCAGTACAATCTCATACAGAGCTAGAGCATCAACAAACTTGTTCCTTGATCGGAGAATGTTCGCATAAGACAGAGCATCCTTCCCTTCGAACCCCTTCAGTGTTGAACCAACAGCCACTGGAGAACCACTGGTACCAGGCAAAGACTGCGGTCCCTTCAAGAAACCGTTATCTTGAACTgggtctctctctctcccatTACTGACATCTTTTTCCATCCATGCCATCTGGTTAAATTATCGAAAGCTCGCTTCTTTAACTGAAAAAATAtccaaatcaaatttcaaagcAATCAAATGCACTGTAGTAAACTAAACCTTGAAATTTTTAgagcaaaaagaaaacaaaaaactcaATGAAAATCAACTATTTGACACTAGTAAACAAAAACTGGCAAAACCCCGTAGCAAAGTTACGCCCCCACAAAAAACCCTAATCATGCAAAAGCAACATTAGCTGCTCCATTTCAAAAGCTGAGAACTTCAATCAAATTGATGATACCATATGAAACCCCaaagagggggaaaaaaaaaaagcaaagcccagttaaaagaaagataaaactGGGATCTAATCACTAAAATAACGAATATCAAATCACAAAATCAATGATAATCTATTAAatacaacacaaaataaagaagaagaaatagcGAAATATATTAGGGCTACGAATATTGAAACTCGcattgaaattatatatatatatatatatatataaagagttTCTTGCTTGGCAACACTACAAACACATGGCTACATACGTGAAAGATACTTGAAAGCTCTTGGCCTTTACCACCTCAAATCAAAGCCTTGTAACGAAACCGCAAAGTGACGTCACATAATACGAAAAGACAgcgagaaagagagagagagactaagaccaaatattttaaaaataaaaaaaagaactgtGTGTTTGAGTTTATGTaagcttaattattattatttgttgttgCGGGGGATATTAAAGAAGCGGAGAGTGGGAGGCGAAAGcgaatctctctctctctctctctctctctctctctcagtcTGCCCGGGCAAAGACACGGAGAAGACAATATAGGGCTTGATGTCTCCCAAAACCAAGAGAGTGAGATGGCGTCCGTTCGTTAACTACAACATTAATTTTGTCCACTGAAGTTGCAGTGAAGGGACAACCTTCCTTTCTTCACCctttgtttttactttattttcctttttgccACTGCAACTTGAAGTTGTGCTCTTTTACGAAAAGTACAAATACCGTAACTACTAcaaagaccattttatttgGGGTAATTTTCAGAAACCTCCCTTAAAGTATGGTGTATTTTTAGTTTGATAGAAAGTATTTAAGTATTCTTATAGACCTACCTACTGTTAGTATTTCGTTTCGTATATGTTAGGTAGATGAGGGCAAGATTGTAATTTgaataagttaataataaaaaatccaaaaattttaagattttcacatgggttttttatttaaatataccTCATTTGTCTTTAAATGCCAAATTTATACCCCATTACATACATATACCTCCAAAAAgtataaaaagtcaaaaataacCTTTACGTTTGCTTTCTCTCATGACTTCTATATAATAACACAACCAAAGTCGAGTACACTCAACTTTTTACCCgacttaattaaaaagaaaattttcatttcaatttaagtCGAGTATTTTCAACCAATTACCGAACTTCAATGAAAAGTCAAGAATTTTTGCTGAATGAATATTGGGTAAGGTTAAATTAAAGTCGGGTATTCTCGACTCTTTACTCGACTTACTTgaaaaaatcaagaatttttcagataattttttatttcaattgaagtCGAGTATTCTCGACTATTTACCCGACTAACATGAAAAAGTCGAGAATTTATgctgaattattaattgtgtatGGTTTGGTTGAAGTCGAGTATTTTCGACCATTTACCCGACTTCGAGGAGTTGGGTTTAGTTTTATGAGGATTTAGttgtggttatttttgtattttttctaattttttagagtatatatgtgtaaaatttaatagtgttaTAATTTTAGGTATATATTGGATATTTTAAAGGGAATGGGGTACATCCCACACAATTCTCCCTTTTCACATTGGCCTCTGGGCTTTATTCATCTCTTTCATCCACCAAAACTAGAAATACAACTCATCTCTCTCCTCCACCTAAATCGAAGCAAGGTAGCT
It contains:
- the LOC102611099 gene encoding probable UDP-N-acetylglucosamine--peptide N-acetylglucosaminyltransferase SPINDLY isoform X1, whose protein sequence is MAWMEKDVSNGRERDPVQDNGFLKGPQSLPGTSGSPVAVGSTLKGFEGKDALSYANILRSRNKFVDALALYEIVLEKDSGNVEAHIGKGICLQMQNMGRLAFDSFSEAVKLDPQNACAHTHCGILYKDEGRLVEAAESYHKALSADPSYKPAAECLAIVLTDLGTSLKLAGNTQDGIQKYYEALKIDPHYAPAYYNLGVVYSELMQYDTALGCYEKAALERPMYAEAYCNMGVIYKNRGDLESAIACYERCLAVSPNFEIAKNNMAIALTDLGTKVKLEGDINQGVAYYKKALYYNWHYADAMYNLGVAYGEMLKFDMAIVFYELAFHFNPHCAEACNNLGVIYKDRDNLDKAVECYQMALSIKPNFSQSLNNLGVVYTVQGKMDAAAEMIEKAIAANPTYAEAYNNLGVLYRDAGSISLAIDAYEQCLKIDPDSRNAGQNRLLAMNYINEGHDDKLFEAHRDWGKRFMRLYSQYTSWDNTKDPERPLVIGYVSPDYFTHSVSYFIEAPLVYHDYQNYKVVVYSAVVKADAKTIRFREKVMKKGGIWRDIYGIDEKKVAAMVREDKIDILVELTGHTANNKLGMMACQPAPVQVTWIGYPNTTGLPTIDYRITDSLADPPETKQKHVEELIRLPECFLCYTPSPEAGPVCPTPALTNGFITFGSFNNLAKITPKVLQVWARILCAVPNSRLVVKCKPFCCDSVRHRFLSTLEQLGLESLRVDLLPLILLNHDHMQAYSLMDISLDTFPYAGTTTTCESLYMGVPCVTMAGSVHAHNVGVSLLTKVGLKHLIAKNEDEYVQLALQLASDVTALANLRMSLRDLMSKSPVCDGQNFALGLESTYRNMWHRYCKGDVPSLKRMEMLQQQVVSEEPSKFSEPTKVIFAKEGSPGFVMPNGFNQASPSMLNLSNIEENGVQLNQHY
- the LOC102611099 gene encoding probable UDP-N-acetylglucosamine--peptide N-acetylglucosaminyltransferase SPINDLY isoform X2, whose protein sequence is MLVASYHKALSADPSYKPAAECLAIVLTDLGTSLKLAGNTQDGIQKYYEALKIDPHYAPAYYNLGVVYSELMQYDTALGCYEKAALERPMYAEAYCNMGVIYKNRGDLESAIACYERCLAVSPNFEIAKNNMAIALTDLGTKVKLEGDINQGVAYYKKALYYNWHYADAMYNLGVAYGEMLKFDMAIVFYELAFHFNPHCAEACNNLGVIYKDRDNLDKAVECYQMALSIKPNFSQSLNNLGVVYTVQGKMDAAAEMIEKAIAANPTYAEAYNNLGVLYRDAGSISLAIDAYEQCLKIDPDSRNAGQNRLLAMNYINEGHDDKLFEAHRDWGKRFMRLYSQYTSWDNTKDPERPLVIGYVSPDYFTHSVSYFIEAPLVYHDYQNYKVVVYSAVVKADAKTIRFREKVMKKGGIWRDIYGIDEKKVAAMVREDKIDILVELTGHTANNKLGMMACQPAPVQVTWIGYPNTTGLPTIDYRITDSLADPPETKQKHVEELIRLPECFLCYTPSPEAGPVCPTPALTNGFITFGSFNNLAKITPKVLQVWARILCAVPNSRLVVKCKPFCCDSVRHRFLSTLEQLGLESLRVDLLPLILLNHDHMQAYSLMDISLDTFPYAGTTTTCESLYMGVPCVTMAGSVHAHNVGVSLLTKVGLKHLIAKNEDEYVQLALQLASDVTALANLRMSLRDLMSKSPVCDGQNFALGLESTYRNMWHRYCKGDVPSLKRMEMLQQQVVSEEPSKFSEPTKVIFAKEGSPGFVMPNGFNQASPSMLNLSNIEENGVQLNQHY